The Streptomyces sp. NBC_01275 genome has a segment encoding these proteins:
- a CDS encoding CBS domain-containing protein, protein MAAGAPRIFVSHLAGVPVFDPVGDQVGRVRDLVVMLRVGRRPPRVLGLVVELSTRRRIFLPMTRVTGIESGQVITTGVVNVRRFEQRPTERLVFGELLDRRVTLVESEEPGETVTVLDVSLRQLPARRDWEIDRVFVRKGRKGGAFRRAKGETLTVGWSAVTGFSLEEHGQGAESLLATFEQLRPADLANVLHHLSSKRRAEVAAALDDDRLADVLEELPEDDQIEILGKLKEERAADVLEAMDPDDAADLLSELPKDDQERLLSLMEPSDAADMRRLLAYEEHTAGGLMTTEPIVLRPDATVADALARVRNPDLSPALAAQVYVCRPPDETPTGKYLGTVHFQRLLRDPPYTLVSSIVDDTLQTLAPDAALPVVAGFFATYDMVAAPVVDDAGSLLGVVTVDDVLDHMLPEDWRETEFHLEEDTAQDTAQGTVGNGAASAAGTAAEAEGAGPHGS, encoded by the coding sequence ATGGCAGCCGGCGCCCCCCGGATCTTCGTCTCGCACCTCGCCGGCGTCCCGGTCTTCGACCCGGTCGGCGACCAGGTGGGGCGTGTGCGCGACCTGGTCGTCATGCTGCGCGTCGGGCGGCGGCCGCCACGGGTGCTCGGACTGGTCGTCGAACTGTCCACCCGGCGCCGCATCTTCCTGCCCATGACCCGGGTCACCGGCATCGAGTCCGGCCAGGTCATCACCACCGGCGTGGTCAACGTCCGGCGCTTCGAGCAGCGGCCCACCGAGCGGCTCGTCTTCGGCGAGCTGCTGGACCGGCGCGTCACCCTCGTCGAGAGCGAGGAGCCAGGTGAGACGGTCACCGTCCTCGACGTGTCGCTACGACAGCTGCCGGCCCGCCGGGACTGGGAGATCGACCGGGTCTTCGTCCGCAAGGGCCGCAAGGGCGGCGCCTTCCGGCGGGCCAAGGGCGAGACGCTGACGGTGGGGTGGTCGGCGGTCACCGGCTTCTCCCTGGAGGAGCACGGACAGGGCGCGGAGAGCCTCCTGGCCACCTTCGAGCAGCTGCGCCCCGCCGACCTCGCCAACGTGCTGCACCATCTGTCGTCGAAGCGGCGCGCCGAGGTCGCCGCCGCCCTCGACGACGACCGGCTCGCCGACGTCCTCGAGGAGCTCCCGGAGGACGACCAGATCGAGATCCTCGGCAAGCTGAAGGAGGAGCGCGCGGCGGACGTCCTGGAGGCCATGGACCCCGACGACGCGGCCGACCTGCTCTCCGAGCTCCCCAAGGACGACCAGGAGCGGCTGCTGAGCCTGATGGAGCCCTCCGACGCGGCCGACATGCGGCGGCTGCTGGCGTACGAGGAGCACACGGCGGGCGGGCTCATGACCACCGAGCCGATCGTGTTGCGGCCCGACGCGACCGTCGCCGACGCCCTCGCGCGCGTGCGCAACCCCGACCTCTCCCCCGCCCTCGCCGCCCAGGTCTACGTCTGCCGCCCGCCCGACGAGACGCCCACCGGCAAGTACCTCGGCACGGTCCACTTCCAGCGCCTGCTGCGCGACCCGCCGTACACGCTGGTCAGCTCGATCGTCGACGACACCCTCCAGACCCTGGCGCCGGACGCGGCGCTGCCGGTCGTCGCCGGGTTCTTCGCGACGTACGACATGGTCGCGGCGCCCGTCGTGGACGACGCGGGGTCGCTGCTGGGCGTGGTGACCGTGGACGACGTACTGGACCACATGCTGCCGGAGGACTGGCGGGAGACGGAGTTCCACCTGGAGGAGGACACCGCGCAGGACACGGCACAGGGCACGGTGGGGAACGGGGCCGCGAGCGCGGCCGGGACCGCTGCCGAGGCCGAGGGGGCTGGTCCCCATGGCTCCTGA
- a CDS encoding magnesium and cobalt transport protein CorA, translating to MSMIRDLRAAVVRPSRPSLRKSVRLDSGAYDTTRDPGTPSAVVDCAVYRDGARVVFPTPPTPQEAMRQVRRDGGFVWIGLHEPTEGEFAGIAGEFGLHPLAVEDAVQAHQRPKLERYDDSLFTVFKTIHYVEHDRLTANSEVVETGEVMCFTGKDFFITVRHGGQGSLRALRHRLQDDPELLAKGPSAVLHAIADHVVDGYVAVADAVQDDIDEVETEVFSPGRKGTPRGTDAGRIYQLKREVLEFKRAVSPLLRPMQLLSERPMRLVDPDIQKYFRDVADHLARVQEQVVGFDELLNSILQANLAQASVAQNEDMRKITSWAAIIAVPTMVCGVYGMNFDYMPELHWKFGYPVVMTAMVGLCLGIHRTLKRNGWL from the coding sequence ATGTCGATGATCCGCGACCTGCGCGCCGCCGTGGTCCGCCCGTCCCGCCCCTCGCTGCGCAAGAGCGTGCGCCTGGACAGCGGCGCCTACGACACCACCCGCGACCCCGGCACCCCCTCGGCCGTCGTCGACTGCGCCGTCTACCGCGACGGCGCCCGCGTCGTGTTCCCGACGCCCCCCACCCCGCAGGAGGCCATGCGGCAGGTGCGGCGCGACGGAGGCTTCGTGTGGATCGGTCTGCACGAGCCGACGGAGGGTGAGTTCGCCGGCATCGCCGGGGAGTTCGGGCTGCACCCGCTGGCCGTGGAGGACGCGGTACAGGCGCACCAGCGCCCCAAGCTGGAGCGCTACGACGACTCCCTCTTCACCGTCTTCAAGACCATCCACTACGTCGAGCACGACCGGCTGACCGCCAACAGCGAGGTCGTCGAGACCGGTGAGGTCATGTGCTTCACCGGCAAGGACTTCTTCATCACCGTCCGGCACGGCGGCCAGGGATCCCTGCGCGCGCTGCGCCACCGCCTCCAGGACGACCCCGAGCTGCTCGCCAAGGGCCCCTCGGCGGTGCTGCACGCGATCGCCGACCATGTCGTCGACGGCTATGTCGCGGTCGCCGACGCCGTACAGGACGACATCGACGAGGTCGAGACCGAGGTGTTCTCGCCGGGCCGCAAGGGCACCCCGCGCGGCACCGACGCCGGCCGGATCTACCAACTCAAGCGTGAGGTGCTGGAGTTCAAGCGGGCGGTCTCCCCGCTGCTGCGCCCGATGCAGCTGCTGAGCGAGCGGCCGATGCGGCTGGTCGACCCCGACATCCAGAAGTACTTCCGGGACGTCGCCGACCACCTGGCCCGGGTCCAGGAGCAGGTCGTCGGCTTCGACGAGCTGCTCAACTCGATCCTCCAGGCCAACCTCGCGCAGGCGTCCGTCGCACAGAACGAGGACATGCGGAAGATCACGTCCTGGGCGGCCATCATCGCCGTGCCGACGATGGTCTGCGGGGTCTACGGCATGAACTTCGACTACATGCCGGAGCTGCACTGGAAGTTCGGCTACCCCGTGGTCATGACCGCCATGGTGGGCCTGTGCCTGGGCATCCACCGCACCCTGAAGCGCAACGGCTGGCTGTAG
- a CDS encoding suppressor of fused domain protein has product MADVLPLVEARLRTALGEPDARAAVTFLGTDRVEVLRFHGGDIVRYATLGMSAQPMADPTAILADPVKGPRAELVLSVRAGLADTDKVLRPLAVLAASPQVEGVVVAPGASLDVGEPLWPGALFTSVLVAEPGGLVEDLELDEPLDPVRFLPLLPMTPNEAAWKRVHGAQALQERWLTNGTDLRDPSRTSVPLD; this is encoded by the coding sequence ATGGCTGATGTTCTTCCTCTGGTCGAGGCACGGTTGCGCACCGCGCTGGGCGAGCCGGACGCCCGTGCCGCGGTCACCTTCCTGGGCACGGACCGCGTCGAGGTGCTGCGTTTCCACGGGGGCGACATCGTCCGCTACGCCACGCTCGGCATGTCCGCCCAGCCGATGGCGGACCCCACCGCGATCCTCGCCGACCCGGTCAAGGGCCCGCGCGCCGAGCTGGTCCTGTCCGTCCGCGCCGGCCTCGCCGACACCGACAAGGTGCTTCGCCCGCTCGCCGTGCTCGCCGCGTCCCCGCAGGTCGAGGGGGTGGTCGTGGCCCCCGGAGCCTCCCTCGACGTGGGCGAGCCGCTGTGGCCCGGAGCGCTGTTCACCTCGGTCCTGGTCGCCGAGCCCGGCGGTCTGGTCGAGGACCTGGAGCTGGACGAGCCCCTCGACCCGGTCCGCTTCCTGCCCCTGCTGCCGATGACCCCGAACGAGGCCGCCTGGAAGCGTGTGCACGGCGCCCAGGCCCTCCAGGAACGCTGGCTGACGAACGGGACGGACCTCCGGGATCCGTCCCGGACATCCGTCCCGCTCGACTGA
- a CDS encoding MFS transporter has protein sequence MGAENDPFDAGTGGLLRQPKAVWATAGASVVAFMGIGLVDPILPSIAQGLDATAGQVSLLFTSYFLITAFAMLVTGFVSSRIGGKKTLLLGLALVVVFAGLAGTSDSVGELVGFRAGWGLGNALFVSTALAVIVGAAAGGSAAAILLYESALGLGMACGPLLGALLGDASWRYPFFGTAFLMAIGFLCITAFLKEQPKPARKTSLLDPLRALGHGGLASAAASAFFYNYTFFTVLAFTPFVLNMTPYKSGAVFFAWGLLLAVFSVVVAPRLQRRFGSLKVLGGSLVLLAADVLVLGYGDHTTAVVCTILSGAFIGVNNTVYTELALGVSDAPRPVASAGYNFVRWFAAAAAPYFAPKIEEWTDIHVPFVVAAVTALLGAVVVVVRRKSLTHEAEELEPIHATEDGVAVFAN, from the coding sequence ATGGGCGCAGAGAACGACCCCTTCGACGCGGGAACCGGTGGCCTGCTGCGACAGCCCAAGGCGGTCTGGGCGACCGCGGGCGCCTCGGTCGTCGCCTTCATGGGCATCGGTCTCGTCGACCCGATCCTGCCCTCCATCGCCCAGGGCCTGGACGCCACCGCCGGCCAGGTCTCCCTGCTCTTCACCTCGTACTTCCTGATCACCGCGTTCGCGATGCTGGTGACCGGCTTCGTCTCCAGCCGCATCGGCGGCAAGAAGACCCTGCTGCTGGGCCTCGCCCTCGTCGTGGTCTTCGCCGGCCTCGCGGGCACCTCGGACTCGGTCGGCGAACTCGTCGGCTTCCGGGCCGGCTGGGGCCTGGGCAACGCGCTCTTCGTCTCCACCGCCCTCGCGGTGATCGTCGGCGCGGCGGCCGGCGGCAGCGCGGCCGCCATCCTGCTGTACGAGTCCGCCCTGGGCCTGGGCATGGCGTGCGGGCCGCTGCTGGGCGCGCTGCTCGGCGACGCCAGCTGGCGCTACCCCTTCTTCGGCACCGCGTTCCTGATGGCGATCGGCTTCCTGTGCATCACGGCGTTCCTGAAGGAGCAGCCGAAGCCGGCCCGCAAGACCTCGCTCCTCGACCCGCTCAGGGCGCTCGGCCACGGCGGACTGGCCTCCGCGGCCGCCTCGGCGTTCTTCTACAACTACACGTTCTTCACCGTGCTGGCCTTCACCCCGTTCGTGCTGAACATGACCCCCTACAAGTCGGGGGCGGTGTTCTTCGCCTGGGGCCTGCTGCTCGCCGTGTTCTCGGTCGTCGTCGCGCCGCGCCTGCAGCGACGGTTCGGCTCGCTGAAGGTGCTCGGCGGCTCACTGGTGCTGCTCGCGGCCGACGTGCTGGTCCTGGGCTACGGCGACCACACGACGGCCGTCGTCTGCACGATCCTGTCCGGCGCGTTCATCGGCGTGAACAACACCGTCTACACCGAGTTGGCGCTCGGCGTCTCGGACGCGCCGCGGCCGGTGGCGAGCGCGGGCTACAACTTCGTACGGTGGTTCGCGGCGGCGGCCGCGCCCTACTTCGCGCCGAAGATCGAGGAGTGGACCGACATCCACGTCCCGTTCGTCGTCGCGGCGGTCACCGCGCTGCTCGGCGCGGTCGTGGTCGTCGTACGGCGCAAGTCGCTCACGCACGAAGCGGAGGAGCTGGAGCCGATCCACGCGACCGAGGACGGGGTGGCGGTCTTCGCCAACTGA
- a CDS encoding DUF6758 family protein, which produces MRGEPSCPKCGGRVRAPGLFADSWQCDVHGTVHPLQPVIPPSVEALSVVVHRTQVPVWMPWPLPVGWLFTGVTYAGDDRSGGRATAVACSGPGPLGGMGELILVAEELGVGLGARYAGVDGPDPGPYMSVEKPAETKVLAAGRPTPLWHVSATPDDRAVFAGEARGLWLWAVVWPEQSGLLMYDELVLTDLRDAGAEVDLLPCGALSPRLLEP; this is translated from the coding sequence ATGAGGGGCGAACCCAGTTGCCCGAAGTGTGGTGGCCGGGTCAGGGCTCCCGGACTCTTCGCCGATTCCTGGCAGTGCGATGTGCACGGGACGGTGCATCCGCTGCAGCCCGTGATCCCGCCCAGCGTCGAGGCCCTCAGCGTCGTCGTGCATCGCACGCAGGTGCCGGTGTGGATGCCGTGGCCGCTGCCGGTCGGCTGGCTGTTCACGGGCGTGACCTATGCCGGCGACGACCGCAGCGGCGGCCGCGCCACCGCCGTGGCCTGCTCCGGACCCGGCCCGCTCGGCGGCATGGGCGAGCTGATCCTGGTCGCCGAGGAGCTCGGCGTCGGCCTCGGCGCGCGCTACGCCGGCGTCGACGGCCCGGATCCGGGCCCGTACATGAGCGTCGAGAAACCCGCCGAGACCAAGGTCCTGGCCGCCGGCCGTCCCACCCCGCTCTGGCATGTCTCCGCCACCCCGGACGACCGTGCCGTCTTCGCGGGCGAGGCGCGCGGGCTGTGGCTGTGGGCGGTGGTCTGGCCCGAGCAGTCCGGCCTGCTGATGTACGACGAACTGGTGCTGACCGACCTGCGGGACGCGGGCGCGGAGGTCGACCTGCTGCCGTGCGGGGCGTTGTCGCCGCGCTTGCTCGAGCCGTAG
- a CDS encoding PHP domain-containing protein, with product MRIDLHCHSTASDGTDTPAELVRNAAAAGLDVVALTDHDTTRGYAEAVAALPRGLTLVTGAELSCRIDGVSMHMLAYLFDPEEPALFAERELVRDDRVPRARGMVAKLNELGVPVTWEQVARIAGEGSVGRPHVATALVELGVVPTVSDAFTEDWLADGGRAYVEKHETDPFEAIRLVKGAGGVTVFAHPGASKRGRTVPESAIAELAAAGLDGIEVDHMDHDAETRVRLRGLATDLGLLTTGSSDYHGSRKTVLLGEYTTDPEVYGEITRRATGAFPVPGTGGA from the coding sequence GTGCGCATCGATCTGCACTGCCACTCCACGGCCTCCGACGGCACGGACACCCCGGCCGAGCTGGTCCGCAACGCGGCCGCCGCCGGTCTGGACGTCGTCGCGCTGACCGACCACGACACCACCCGCGGATACGCCGAGGCCGTCGCCGCGCTGCCGCGGGGGCTCACGCTGGTCACCGGCGCCGAGCTGTCCTGCCGTATCGACGGCGTCAGCATGCACATGCTGGCCTACCTCTTCGACCCCGAGGAGCCCGCCCTGTTCGCCGAGCGCGAGCTGGTGCGCGACGACCGGGTGCCGCGGGCGCGGGGCATGGTCGCCAAGCTCAACGAGCTGGGCGTCCCCGTCACCTGGGAGCAGGTCGCGCGGATCGCGGGGGAGGGGTCCGTCGGGCGTCCGCACGTCGCCACCGCCCTCGTCGAGCTGGGCGTCGTGCCGACCGTGAGCGACGCGTTCACCGAGGACTGGCTGGCCGACGGCGGCCGGGCCTATGTCGAGAAGCACGAGACCGACCCCTTCGAGGCGATCCGCCTGGTCAAGGGCGCGGGCGGGGTCACCGTCTTCGCCCACCCGGGCGCCAGCAAGCGGGGGCGCACGGTGCCGGAGTCGGCGATCGCCGAGCTGGCCGCGGCCGGCCTGGACGGCATCGAGGTCGACCACATGGACCACGACGCCGAGACGCGCGTACGGCTGCGGGGACTGGCGACCGACCTCGGGCTGCTGACGACCGGGTCCAGCGACTACCACGGCAGCCGGAAGACCGTCCTGCTCGGCGAGTACACGACCGACCCCGAGGTGTACGGCGAGATCACGCGGCGGGCGACCGGGGCGTTCCCGGTGCCGGGGACCGGCGGAGCCTGA
- a CDS encoding MarC family protein: MFDVAVFGSLFLTLFVIMDPPGITPIFLALTAGRPAKVQKRMAFQAVCVAGGVIAVFGLLGHQILNYLHVSVPALMIAGGLLLLLIALDLLTGKTDEPKQTKDVNVALVPLGMPLLAGPGAIVSVILAVQKADSFASQASVWAAILAIHVVLWLVMRYSLLIIRVIKDGGVVLVTRLAGMMLSAIAVQQIINGVTQVIRAS; encoded by the coding sequence ATGTTCGACGTCGCCGTCTTCGGCTCCCTCTTCCTGACCCTTTTCGTCATCATGGATCCCCCCGGGATCACCCCGATCTTCCTCGCGCTGACCGCCGGACGCCCCGCCAAGGTGCAGAAGCGGATGGCCTTCCAGGCCGTGTGCGTGGCGGGCGGTGTGATCGCCGTCTTCGGGCTCCTGGGGCACCAGATCCTGAACTACCTGCACGTCTCCGTGCCCGCGCTGATGATCGCGGGCGGGCTGCTGCTCCTGCTGATCGCGCTCGACCTGCTCACCGGCAAGACCGACGAGCCGAAGCAGACCAAGGACGTGAACGTCGCCCTCGTCCCGCTGGGCATGCCGCTGCTGGCCGGACCGGGCGCGATCGTGTCCGTCATCCTCGCCGTGCAGAAGGCCGACAGCTTCGCCTCGCAGGCGTCGGTGTGGGCGGCGATCCTCGCCATCCACGTCGTGCTGTGGCTGGTCATGCGCTACTCGCTGCTGATCATCCGGGTCATCAAGGACGGCGGTGTGGTGCTGGTGACGAGGCTCGCCGGCATGATGCTCTCCGCGATCGCCGTACAGCAGATCATCAACGGCGTCACACAGGTGATCCGCGCGAGCTGA
- a CDS encoding NYN domain-containing protein, giving the protein MEAMNDDSAALAARIDRTNELLTRMLAEVAKTPSTHAIFVDAGYLYAAAGRLVSGTEDRRAFDLDAEGLIEALIDRARSIFADSRLLRVYWYDGARRRIHTAEQQSIAELPDVKVRLGNLNANNQQKGVDSLIRSDLESLARHRAISDAALLGGDEDLVSAVEAAQGYGARVHLWGIEAPEGRNQAEPLLWEVDSQRTLDLDFFKPYVSRRTAQAFEATGANRPTREDVRFVGAQIAAKWLAARGREALAELLPGHPYLPGSVDQDLLVEAEGILQYSLRGQADLRRALRDGFWEHVQTQY; this is encoded by the coding sequence ATGGAGGCGATGAACGACGACTCAGCGGCGCTCGCCGCCCGCATCGACCGCACGAACGAGCTGCTGACCCGCATGCTCGCCGAGGTGGCCAAGACGCCCTCGACCCACGCGATCTTCGTCGACGCGGGGTACCTGTACGCGGCCGCGGGCCGGCTGGTCTCCGGGACGGAGGACCGCAGGGCGTTCGACCTCGACGCCGAGGGCCTGATCGAGGCGCTCATCGACCGAGCCCGCTCGATCTTCGCGGACAGCCGCCTGCTGCGCGTCTACTGGTACGACGGCGCCCGCCGCCGCATCCACACCGCCGAGCAGCAGTCCATCGCCGAACTCCCGGACGTGAAGGTGCGGTTGGGCAACCTCAACGCCAACAACCAGCAGAAGGGCGTCGATTCGCTCATCCGCTCCGATCTGGAGTCCCTGGCCCGGCACCGCGCCATCAGCGACGCGGCGCTGCTGGGCGGCGACGAGGACCTGGTCTCGGCGGTGGAGGCCGCCCAGGGCTACGGCGCCCGGGTGCACCTCTGGGGCATCGAGGCCCCCGAGGGCCGCAACCAGGCCGAGCCGCTGCTCTGGGAGGTCGACAGCCAGCGCACCCTCGACCTCGACTTCTTCAAGCCGTACGTGTCACGGCGTACCGCCCAGGCCTTCGAGGCGACCGGCGCGAACCGGCCCACCCGCGAGGACGTCCGCTTCGTAGGCGCGCAGATCGCCGCGAAATGGCTGGCGGCGCGGGGCAGGGAGGCCCTGGCGGAACTGCTGCCCGGCCATCCCTACCTGCCCGGCTCCGTCGACCAGGACCTTCTCGTGGAGGCCGAGGGCATCCTGCAGTACTCCCTGCGCGGCCAGGCGGACCTGAGACGGGCGCTGCGGGACGGGTTCTGGGAGCACGTGCAGACGCAGTACTGA
- a CDS encoding alpha/beta fold hydrolase produces the protein MTRPTSSPFPPPPGARSYALRTVRGEFAVVDAPVPAGVEPRGVALLLPGFTGSKEDFHLLHEPLAARGYRTVAVDGRGQNESDGPESDESPYAQEELARDVLAQTETLTASLGPDTPLHLVGHSLGGQIARAAVLLDHSPFASFTLIASGPAEISDSQKQRVKLLQDALAALTMPEVWQAILAMGPPEEVGGPARGFGGVEQLRLRWLNHKPAQLLTTGRQLCAEPNRVAELAAVPLPFHVLSGARDDTWPVTVLDDMAVQLRAHRTVVPGAEHSPNLDQPLPTAHALADYWDRRSQS, from the coding sequence GTGACCAGGCCGACCAGCTCCCCCTTCCCGCCGCCCCCCGGCGCCCGTTCGTACGCTCTGCGGACCGTGCGCGGCGAGTTCGCCGTCGTCGACGCGCCCGTGCCCGCCGGCGTCGAGCCGCGGGGCGTCGCGCTGCTGCTGCCGGGGTTCACCGGCAGCAAGGAGGACTTCCACCTGCTGCACGAGCCGCTCGCGGCCCGCGGCTACCGGACCGTCGCCGTGGACGGGCGCGGACAGAACGAGTCGGACGGCCCGGAGAGCGACGAATCCCCTTACGCCCAGGAGGAGTTGGCGCGGGACGTGCTCGCGCAGACGGAGACGCTCACCGCCTCCCTGGGGCCCGACACGCCTCTGCATCTCGTCGGGCACTCCCTGGGCGGTCAGATCGCCCGGGCCGCCGTCCTCCTCGACCACTCCCCGTTCGCGTCGTTCACCCTCATCGCCTCGGGCCCCGCCGAGATCTCGGACTCCCAGAAGCAGCGCGTGAAGCTGCTGCAGGACGCGCTCGCCGCGCTGACGATGCCCGAGGTGTGGCAGGCCATCCTGGCGATGGGTCCGCCGGAGGAGGTCGGCGGCCCCGCCCGGGGCTTCGGCGGCGTGGAGCAGCTGCGGCTGCGCTGGCTGAACCACAAGCCCGCCCAACTCCTCACAACAGGACGCCAGTTGTGCGCCGAGCCCAACCGGGTCGCCGAACTCGCCGCCGTACCGCTGCCGTTCCATGTGCTGTCGGGAGCACGCGACGACACCTGGCCGGTGACCGTGCTGGACGACATGGCCGTGCAGCTGCGCGCGCACCGGACGGTCGTCCCGGGCGCCGAGCACTCACCGAACCTGGACCAGCCCCTGCCGACGGCCCACGCCCTCGCCGACTACTGGGACCGCCGCTCCCAGAGCTAG